One window of Plasmodium relictum strain SGS1 genome assembly, chromosome: 14 genomic DNA carries:
- a CDS encoding phospholipid-transporting ATPase, putative has protein sequence MVDDEELRKLRFILSRKKGKISYYLSYIFYKIFSYIYNKKNKKRERYININGRTFPNFFCDNKIRSTKYSILTFIPLFLFYQFSDFLNLFYLCVSLLQIIPIFNTGYVFTFVAPLIFIILISLINEVVDDLKRFIKDLENNNEVYYTLVQNGNLERIYSKDIKVGDIILIKSKQKVPADCILLKNLNKNEEYTFKNEEKKLFCNIKLNKRTNIYNKINKSYYHFNKNIDNELIDERYNEANNNYSETSNNLLFSENEKSQKETKQNTYLVNDENESNHKNDNNNLKFKNNFHIKKKQKRKIKFKKNSNKKNNNKSSNEAANYTYVKTDKIDGETDWKIKYPISIFQNLKKLKDFFSVDILFILEQPKNDIYNIEGSYVIFKYDPYNEFKTIENNGNILNNNHILNYSFDLVKDEEEEYDEDEEYEDEEYEDEDDENCEYNEDNMYDYEENKEIEAEKKKMLEKGYINLEKTKVNDIDHICNKKEKKNKEIIKFTDVENGVNRNRELECFNAISKKKNDIYENQGNMCTVYNSKDNFNFYNINFRKKLNYDNFILFNSVITSSDVICLVIYTGSDTRVNMSTQISKIKRGMIDKKLNLITLFLFIILTIFSMYMCSIKLNNLWYLNFIRFVLLFSSVIPISLSVNLNIAKIYYTLLIQRDKEIETTIIKNNSIIENFGDIDYIFTDKTGTLTENVMILKVIHIGLDVIYEENDKNILHGNMDNKTKGIYTKSILSYNLDVLNDEEDIDCPSLYLSSNFSKHDNLNKSHNNELISINYESKDKNKNITKLYQLSKDINKINIGDIENENNSDHGKANYAEINYHNVNLKFLKQNNFELNQTNEKKRNDLLNNSTFKFNKKKKVEKMVDEFLKSKLEFLDYYDDNIEDMEFLKRHKVFQTFLSFLICNNIRTLTKENNNKEKEELKKKKEKKDKDFQKNLYYILNVNRKNKNELKMTKKDTSIKSAHQGKSNFASNSSENSETFSHSDVSYQCSSPDELAFLKYATNCGFVLKKKTANRIEIKYKNVILEYEILLHIPFSSETKRMSIFVRNMKSRNIYFFIKGADNILIKKCHEKYKTFIYEESDHLSNLGLRVLVHGILNIEEQFFQNFFNLYNKNKDIKGKMESILEYVEQNIKVLAITGVEDKLQKGVGKTIEMLYNSGIKVWVLTGDKIETAICACKNANIKKKKNNIYIFRHENINSTSSLIREFNSILSNIESYVLFFDNIIIQNCIKYIPNAFVDFAANARAVCCRCSPIEKKEIAVLIKTIKKKKILCIGDGGNDVAMIQSADIGIGVLGKEGKQVVHDSDIIVSKFKNIKKLILYYGNNTFLQTSSLCSFLIHRGFVLTYLQFIYSYIFFGIPVSIFQGWLQIGYTTYYTTAPFLSLLLDIKIKKNLIYLYPEIYKNKKHKRKLDLKSFFIIVWISIFQGTVVMLGALKLFNDSYSNLINISFSSLIVLEIMNIHLEVESWHPLMISANICSFIVYIFSMFILRNYFDIMQIMSVMFWYKVILIVLFAWLPFYIIKKIKNIITPSQFFKLA, from the exons atggttgATGATGAAGAATTAAGAAAACTACGTTTTATTTTGAgtagaaaaaaaggaaaaattagttattatttatcatatatattttataaaatttttagctatatttataataaaaaaaacaaaaaaagggAGAggtacataaatataaatggaAGAACATTTCcgaattttttttgtgataataaaataagaagcacaaaatattctattttaacatttattccattatttttgttttaccAGTTCTCtgactttttaaatttattctaTTTATGTGTTTCTCTTTTACAAATAATACCAATTTTTAATACAGGTTACGTATTTACATTTGTTGCACcacttatatttattattttaattagttTAATAAATGAAGTGGTAGATGACTTAAAAAGATTTATAAAagatttagaaaataataatgaagtcTATTATACACTTGTTCAAAATGGAAATTTAGAAAGAATATACTCAAAAGATATAAAGGTTGgtgatattattttaattaaatcaaaACAAAAGGTTCCGGCTGattgtattttattaaagaatttaaataaaaatgaagaatacACATTTAAAAACgaagagaaaaaattattttgtaacataaaattaaataaaagaacaaatatatataacaaaattaataaaagttattaccattttaataaaaatatcgaTAATGAATTAATTGATGAAAGATATAATGAGGCAAATAATAATTACAGCGAAACAAGTAATAATCTATTATTtagtgaaaatgaaaaatctCAAAAAGAAACAAAGCAAAATACATATCTTGttaatgatgaaaatgagTCTAACCATAAGAATgacaataataatttaaaatttaagaataatttccatattaaaaagaaacaaaagagaaaaataaaatttaaaaaaaattcaaataagaaaaataataataaatcttCAAATGAGGCAGCAAATTATACTTATGTGAAAACAGATAAAATTGATGGAGAAACAGATTGGAAAATTAAATACCCTATTAgtatatttcaaaatttaaaaaaattaaaggatTTTTTCTCTGttgatatattatttattttagaaCAAccaaaaaatgatatttacAATATTGAAGGATCTtatgttatatttaaatatgatccttataatgaatttaaaactattgaaaataatggaaatattttaaataataatcacATTCTAAATTATTCTTTTGATTTGGTaaaagatgaagaagaagaatatgatgaagatgaagaatatgaagatgaagaatatgaagatgaagatgatgAAAATTGTGAATATAATGAAGATAATATGTATGattatgaagaaaataaagaaatagaagctgaaaaaaaaaaaatgctgGAGAAAGgatatattaatttagaaaaaacaaaagtaAATGATATAGATCAtatttgtaataaaaaagaaaaaaaaaataaagaaataataaagttTACAGATGTAGAAAATGGAGTTAATAGAAATCGAGAACTAGAATGTTTTAATgcaataagtaaaaaaaaaaatgatatatatgaaaatcaAGGAAATATGTGCACTGTTTATAACAGtaaagataattttaatttttataatataaattttagaaaaaaattaaattatgacAACTTTATACTATTCAATTCAGTTATAACTAGTTCTGATGTTATATGTTTAGTGATATACACAGGAAGTGATACAAGAGTAAATATGAGTACTCAAATTAGCAAAATTAAAAGAGGAATGattgataaaaaattaaatttaataactctttttctttttatcatattAACAATCTTTTCTATGTATATGTGTTCTATTAAACTAAATAATTTATggtatttaaattttattcgttttgttttattattttcatcagtAATTCCAATATCTTTAAGtgttaatttaaatatagcaaaaatatattatacattACTTATCCAGAGAGACAAAGAAATAGAAACTaccataataaaaaataattctattattgaaaattttgGTGATATTGATTACATTTTTACTGATAAAACAGGAACATTAACTGAAAATGTTATGATATTAAAAGTTATACATATAGGGCTTGATGTTatatatgaagaaaatgataaaaatattttacatgGTAACATGGATAATAAAACAAAGGGAATATATACGAAAAGTATTCTCTCATACAATTTAGATGTTCTTAATGATGAAGAAGATATTGATTGTCCATCGTTATATTTATCATCGAATTTTTCAAAACATGATAATCTAAATAAAAGTCATAATAATGAACTTATTTCTATTAATTATGAatcaaaagataaaaataaaaatataacaaaattatATCAATTAAGTAAggatattaataaaattaatattggagatatagaaaatgaaaataatagtgATCATGGTAAAGCAAATTACGCAGAAATTAATTATCATAatgtaaatttaaaatttttaaaacaaaataattttgaattaaatcaaactaatgaaaaaaaaagaaacgatttattaaataatagtacttttaaatttaataaaaaaaagaaagtagAAAAAATGGTTGATGAATTTTTAAAGTCTAAATTGGAATTTTTAGATTATTATGATGATAATATTGAAGATATGGAATTTTTGAAGAGGCACAAAGTGTTTCAAACTTTTCTATCATTTCTTATATGCAATAACATAAGAACATtaacaaaagaaaataacaataaagaaaaagaagaattaaaaaaaaaaaaagaaaagaaggATAAAGATTTTCAGAAAaatctttattatatattaaacgTTAAtcggaaaaataaaaatgagttGAAAATGACAAAAAAGGATACAAGTATAAAAAGTGCACATCAAGGAAAAAGTAATTTTGCATCAAATAGTTCTGAAAATTCAGAAACTTTTTCTCATTCAGATGTAAGTTATCAATGTTCTTCACCTGATGAATTagcatttttaaaatatgccACCAATTGCGgttttgttttaaaaaagaaaacagcTAATAGAAtagaaattaaatataaaaatgttatattggaatatgaaatattattGCATATTCCTTTTTCATCAGAAACAAAGAGGATGAGTATTTTTGTAAGAAATATGAAAAGTAGGAACAtctatttcttcattaaaGGTGCAGATAATattctaattaaaaaatgccatgaaaaatataaaactttTATATATGAGGAAAGTGATCATCTGTCAAATTTAGGTTTAAGAGTTTTAGTTCATGgcattttaaatatagaagaacaattttttcaaaatttttttaatttatataataagaataaagATATTAAAGGAAAAATGGAAAGTATATTAGAATATGTAGAACAAAATATTAAAGTTTTAGCTATAACAGGTGTTGAAGATAAATTACAAAAG gGAGTTGGAAAAACTATTGAAATGCTTTACAATAGCGGTATAAAAGTTTGGGTTTTAACAGGAGATAAAATAGAAACAGCAATATGTGCTTGCAAAAATgctaatattaaaaaaaaaaaaaataatatctaTATCTTTAGgcatgaaaatataaatagcaCTTCAAGTTTAATAAGAGAATTTAACTCCATTTTAAGTAATATAGAATCTTATGTTTTGTTTTTTGATAACATTATTATACAAAATTGCATCAAATATATTCCCAACGCTTTCGTAGATTTTGCAGCTAATGCTCGTGCA gttTGTTGTAGATGTAGTcctatagaaaaaaaagaaattgctgttttaataaaaactattaaaaaaaaaaaaattttatgtataGGTGATGGAGGTAACGATGTCGCTATGATCCAATCAGCTGATATAGGAATTGGCGTTTTGGGAAAAGAAGGAAAACAAGTAGTTCATGATAGTGATATTATTGtttcaaaatttaaaaatataaaaaaattaattctctaTTACGgaaataatacttttttacAAACTTCCTCTTTATGTTCCTTTTTAATACATAGAGGATTCGTTTTAACTTATTTGCAATTTATTTatagttatatattttttggtATTCCTGTTTCTATTTTTCAA GGCTGGTTACAAATTGGTTATACAACATATTATACAACAGCACCATTTTTGTCATTATTACTAgatataaagataaaaaaaaatttaatatatctatatcctgaaatatataaaaataaaaaacataaaaggAAATTAGATTTAAagtctttttttattattgtatgGATATCTATTTTTCAA ggGACTGTTGTTATGTTAGGAGCTCTGAAGTTATTTAATGATAGTTATAGTAATcttataaatatatctttttcttctttaatagttttagaaataatgaatataCATCTGGAAGTGGAGTCATG GCATCCATTAATGATATCTGCCAATATTTGTTCTTTCAtcgtttatattttttcaatgtTTATATTGAGAAATTATTTTGATATAAtg caAATAATGTCTGTTATGTTTTGGTACAAAGTGATTTTAATTGTCCTTTTTGCTTGGTTAcccttttatataattaaaaaaataaaaaatattataactCCATCACAGTTTTTTAAACTtgcataa